From Pseudonocardia autotrophica, one genomic window encodes:
- a CDS encoding flavodoxin family protein: MYVNCTLNRSPGRSHTQGVIDRSVAIMEANGVSVDRIRAVDHDIATGVRPDMTQFGWDSDEWPALLARILAADILVIGGPIWLGDNSSVTRRVIERLYGYSGVLNEHGQYAYYGRVAGCLLTGNEDGLKHCAMSILYSLQHIGFTVPPQADAGWIGEVGPGPSYLDEGSGGPENDFTNRNITFMTYNLLHTASMLRDAGGFPAYGNQRSAWDAGARPGHANPEYR; the protein is encoded by the coding sequence ATGTACGTCAATTGCACGCTGAACCGATCGCCGGGGCGCAGCCACACCCAGGGTGTGATCGACCGGAGTGTGGCGATCATGGAGGCGAACGGCGTCTCGGTGGACCGGATCCGCGCCGTCGACCACGACATCGCCACCGGCGTGCGTCCGGACATGACCCAGTTCGGCTGGGACAGCGACGAATGGCCCGCCCTGCTGGCCCGGATCCTGGCCGCCGACATCCTGGTGATCGGTGGGCCGATCTGGCTGGGCGACAACAGCTCGGTGACCCGCCGGGTGATCGAGCGGCTCTACGGCTACTCGGGTGTGCTCAACGAGCACGGGCAGTACGCCTACTACGGGCGGGTCGCGGGCTGCCTGCTCACCGGCAACGAGGACGGGCTCAAGCACTGCGCGATGAGCATCCTCTACAGCTTGCAGCACATCGGGTTCACCGTCCCGCCGCAGGCCGACGCGGGCTGGATCGGCGAGGTCGGCCCCGGCCCGTCCTATCTCGACGAGGGGTCCGGCGGCCCGGAGAACGACTTCACCAACCGCAACATCACGTTCATGACCTACAACCTGTTGCACACCGCGTCGATGCTCCGGGACGCCGGCGGGTTCCCGGCCTACGGCAACCAGCGCTCGGCCTGGGACGCCGGCGCCCGCCCCGGCCACGCCAATCCCGAGTACCGCTGA
- the pdxR gene encoding MocR-like pyridoxine biosynthesis transcription factor PdxR gives MRPVGNTPEGDGHLTAAGGAGPVPAYKALYEQLRTAILSGQFAAGTRLPPSRSLAEETGLSRNTVLAAFDQLRSEGYIDGRQGSGTYVARILPEQMTTAEPAAGPRSTAAAPRARLSARGERLVRTRRVPLPAVLGSRPRGTSFLIGLPALDAFPFETWAKLQASRFHRSAPQLMRYDDPVGYRPLREAIAGYIGTARGVHCTADQVLITTGSQQALEFCARMLLDPGDAAWLEDPGYLGARAALVSAGARIVPVPVDADGLDVAAGTRCEPAARLAVVTPSHQFPLGHTMSLPRRLSLIDWANDHDAWIVEDDYDAEFRYVGRPHAALAAIDPLHRVIYVGTFSKVLFPGLRLGYVIAPPELVDAFAAAHLSADMHAHLIDQAVVADFIDQGHFARHLRRMRVLYDERQHDLVRRVQAADLPLDLAPSKGGLHLVARLEGDRDDRAVARAALRQGVHVWPLSSHYIGDPQDQALLLGYAGTTPADMRTGVEVLADALGRRR, from the coding sequence GTGAGACCTGTCGGTAACACCCCGGAGGGCGACGGGCACCTGACCGCTGCCGGCGGCGCGGGCCCCGTGCCGGCGTACAAGGCGTTGTACGAGCAGCTCCGTACCGCCATCCTGAGCGGGCAGTTCGCGGCCGGAACCCGTCTTCCCCCCAGTCGCTCGCTCGCCGAGGAGACTGGCCTGTCGCGTAACACCGTGCTCGCGGCCTTCGACCAGCTCCGGTCCGAGGGATACATCGACGGCCGGCAGGGATCGGGGACCTACGTCGCCCGGATCCTGCCCGAGCAGATGACCACCGCGGAGCCTGCCGCCGGTCCGCGGTCGACCGCGGCGGCGCCGCGGGCCCGGCTGTCGGCCCGGGGGGAGCGGCTGGTGCGGACCCGGCGGGTGCCGCTGCCCGCGGTGCTGGGCAGCAGGCCGCGCGGCACGTCGTTCCTGATCGGTCTCCCCGCGCTGGACGCCTTCCCGTTCGAGACCTGGGCGAAGCTGCAGGCGTCCCGGTTCCACCGGTCGGCGCCGCAGCTGATGCGCTACGACGACCCGGTCGGTTACCGGCCGCTGCGGGAGGCGATCGCGGGCTACATCGGCACGGCGCGCGGGGTGCACTGCACCGCCGACCAGGTCCTGATCACGACCGGATCGCAGCAGGCGCTGGAGTTCTGTGCCCGGATGCTGCTCGATCCCGGTGACGCCGCGTGGCTGGAGGACCCCGGCTACCTCGGCGCCCGCGCGGCCCTGGTCTCGGCCGGTGCGCGGATCGTGCCGGTCCCGGTCGATGCCGACGGCCTCGACGTCGCTGCCGGGACCCGGTGCGAGCCGGCAGCCCGGCTGGCCGTGGTGACCCCGTCGCACCAGTTCCCGCTGGGACACACGATGTCGCTACCGCGCAGGTTGTCGCTCATCGACTGGGCGAACGACCACGACGCGTGGATCGTCGAGGACGACTACGACGCCGAGTTCCGGTACGTGGGCAGGCCGCACGCCGCGCTGGCCGCCATCGACCCGCTGCACCGGGTCATCTACGTCGGCACCTTCAGCAAGGTGCTGTTCCCCGGGCTGCGGCTCGGTTACGTCATCGCCCCGCCCGAGCTGGTGGACGCGTTCGCCGCCGCGCACCTGAGCGCCGACATGCACGCCCATCTGATCGATCAGGCGGTCGTCGCCGACTTCATCGATCAGGGGCACTTCGCCCGCCATCTGCGCAGGATGCGCGTGCTCTACGACGAGCGCCAGCACGATCTGGTGCGCCGGGTACAGGCCGCCGATCTCCCGCTCGATCTCGCTCCGTCGAAGGGGGGCCTGCATCTGGTCGCGCGTCTCGAGGGCGATCGTGACGACCGGGCGGTGGCCCGCGCGGCGCTCCGCCAGGGGGTGCACGTGTGGCCGTTGTCCTCGCACTACATCGGCGACCCGCAGGATCAGGCGTTGCTGCTCGGCTACGCCGGGACGACTCCGGCGGACATGCGCACCGGGGTGGAGGTGCTGGCCGACGCCCTCGGCCGGCGCCGCTGA
- a CDS encoding NAD(P)/FAD-dependent oxidoreductase: MSSPTPTPDAFSDAGRLAGSTVDVVVVGGGAAGLNGALMLARSRRSVVVVDGGNPRNAPAEAVHGLFAHDGTPPAELLRRGRAEVRDYGGIVVRDEVSAVRPAPFSAEGDPRFDVVLAGGARLRARRILVATGLRDELPEIPGLVEHWGRGVVHCPYCHGWEVRDEPIAVLATGPASIHHVLLFRQLSDDIVYFTRGTDLDDDTRDRFAARGVRVVETPVAAIESGSEGITGVRLTDGTVVARRVVAVATRMIARTDGVDGLGLTLVDHPGGMGRGFATGAAGTTSVPGVWVAGNATDLAAQVGASAAAGALAGAHINADLAVADTDAALAASRVPPFSPSAEGVVSELVLGERRHGLEPV; this comes from the coding sequence ATGTCATCACCCACCCCCACACCGGACGCGTTCTCCGACGCCGGCCGGCTCGCCGGTTCCACGGTCGACGTCGTCGTGGTCGGCGGCGGGGCCGCCGGTCTGAACGGTGCGCTGATGCTGGCGCGCTCGCGTCGCTCGGTCGTCGTGGTCGACGGCGGGAACCCGCGCAACGCCCCCGCCGAGGCGGTGCACGGCCTGTTCGCCCACGACGGCACGCCGCCCGCCGAGTTGCTGCGCCGTGGGCGGGCCGAGGTGCGCGACTACGGCGGGATCGTGGTGCGCGACGAGGTCTCGGCGGTCCGGCCCGCACCGTTCTCCGCCGAAGGTGATCCCCGCTTCGACGTGGTCCTGGCCGGGGGCGCTCGGCTCCGCGCCCGCCGGATCCTGGTCGCGACCGGCCTGCGCGACGAGCTGCCGGAGATCCCCGGGCTGGTCGAACACTGGGGCCGCGGCGTCGTCCACTGCCCGTACTGTCACGGCTGGGAGGTGCGCGACGAGCCGATCGCGGTACTCGCCACCGGGCCCGCGTCGATCCACCACGTGCTGCTGTTCCGTCAGCTCAGCGACGACATCGTCTACTTCACCCGCGGCACCGACCTCGACGACGACACCCGCGACCGGTTCGCCGCGCGGGGAGTGCGGGTGGTCGAGACCCCGGTGGCCGCGATCGAGTCCGGCTCGGAGGGCATCACCGGTGTCCGGCTCACCGACGGCACCGTGGTGGCCCGGCGGGTGGTCGCCGTGGCGACGAGGATGATCGCCCGGACCGACGGGGTGGACGGCCTGGGCCTGACACTCGTGGATCATCCCGGCGGGATGGGCCGCGGGTTCGCGACCGGGGCGGCCGGGACCACCTCGGTGCCCGGGGTGTGGGTCGCGGGCAACGCCACCGACCTCGCCGCCCAGGTCGGTGCGAGCGCGGCGGCCGGCGCGCTGGCCGGTGCGCACATCAACGCCGATCTCGCCGTGGCCGACACCGACGCGGCACTGGCCGCCTCGCGGGTCCCGCCGTTCTCGCCGTCCGCCGAGGGTGTGGTGAGCGAGCTCGTCCTGGGGGAGCGCAGGCACGGGCTGGAGCCGGTGTAG
- a CDS encoding antibiotic biosynthesis monooxygenase family protein has product MQRVRFSSPDAYEKFKVVFGDTRHHLMQLPGFLHLTWWEHPDDRSWYNECSFWTSKEALYDWHTDTYHKHAKAWAANGAIMEDIITNFELVGTRLLRICPCCNELQDKKYELAQEQAVLREQCPKCGFHFPYMTEQPSSFAVFKDVPLDQLDGPSNGGSAEAGTEQEPARS; this is encoded by the coding sequence ATGCAACGTGTCCGATTCTCCAGCCCGGACGCCTACGAGAAGTTCAAGGTGGTCTTCGGCGACACCCGCCACCACCTGATGCAGCTCCCGGGATTCCTGCACCTGACCTGGTGGGAGCACCCCGACGACCGGAGCTGGTACAACGAGTGCAGCTTCTGGACCAGCAAGGAAGCGCTCTACGACTGGCACACCGACACCTACCACAAGCACGCGAAGGCCTGGGCGGCCAACGGCGCGATCATGGAAGACATCATCACGAACTTCGAACTGGTCGGAACGCGGCTGCTGCGCATCTGTCCCTGCTGTAACGAATTGCAGGACAAGAAGTACGAACTCGCCCAGGAACAGGCCGTACTGCGTGAGCAGTGCCCCAAGTGCGGTTTCCATTTCCCGTACATGACCGAACAGCCGTCGAGCTTCGCGGTGTTCAAGGACGTCCCGCTCGACCAGCTCGACGGTCCCTCGAACGGCGGCAGCGCCGAGGCCGGCACGGAGCAGGAGCCCGCGCGGTCCTGA
- a CDS encoding MarR family winged helix-turn-helix transcriptional regulator gives MTGRGTGRLLFGFVRHWSRRAASGDGSAAEQGRLILVTEAVAALADRAVPPTVNAVAEEIGIDQSGASRLIRRAVDAGYLASTAAPSDARRREASVTPAGRSALRQAHAGQEEIFDELTVGWSRQRRDDLHTAMADLISRSHEIDR, from the coding sequence ATGACCGGACGGGGAACGGGCCGGCTGCTGTTCGGCTTCGTCCGGCACTGGTCCCGCCGCGCGGCGTCGGGTGACGGATCCGCCGCCGAGCAGGGACGGTTGATCCTGGTCACCGAGGCCGTGGCCGCACTGGCCGATCGTGCGGTCCCACCGACGGTGAACGCGGTCGCCGAGGAGATCGGCATCGACCAGAGCGGTGCCTCGCGCCTGATCAGGCGCGCGGTCGACGCCGGCTACCTCGCGTCGACGGCCGCACCGTCGGACGCCCGCCGCCGCGAGGCGTCCGTCACGCCCGCCGGACGCTCCGCCCTGCGGCAGGCCCATGCCGGGCAGGAGGAGATCTTCGACGAGCTGACCGTGGGCTGGAGCCGGCAGCGGCGCGACGACCTGCACACCGCGATGGCCGACCTCATCTCCCGGTCCCACGAGATCGACCGATGA
- a CDS encoding GNAT family N-acetyltransferase, giving the protein MIVVTDNRAANRFEARDGETLAGVAEYARTSELVAFVHTEVDAAFAGQGVGSLLAREGVASAQADGLRVLAVCPFIAGWLARHPELAHLEYRAASTVTD; this is encoded by the coding sequence ATGATCGTTGTGACCGACAACCGGGCGGCGAACCGATTCGAGGCCCGCGACGGCGAGACCCTGGCCGGTGTCGCCGAGTACGCGCGCACATCGGAGCTCGTCGCCTTCGTGCACACCGAGGTCGATGCCGCCTTCGCCGGGCAGGGAGTCGGCTCGTTGCTGGCCCGCGAAGGCGTCGCATCGGCACAGGCGGACGGGCTCCGGGTGCTCGCGGTCTGCCCGTTCATCGCCGGCTGGCTGGCCCGCCACCCGGAGCTCGCCCATCTCGAGTACCGGGCCGCCAGCACCGTCACGGACTGA
- a CDS encoding MFS transporter has product MGTPRGRWVLFTTVLGSGLAMLDATVVNVALGRIGAEFDAGFSGLQWTVNAYTLTLASLILLGGSLGDRFGRRRVFVVGVVWFAVASLLCGVAQNIEMLVAARALQGVGGALLTPGSLAIISASFRGSDRAAAVGAWSGLGGIAGAVGPFLGGWLVEWSWRAVFLVNLPVAVLIVVVAARHVPESRDPDAAPRLDLAGTALAVLGLAGLTYSLTAAGEQGVDTLVLSVGVAGVLALAGFVLVERRSTHPLVPMTLFRNRQFSAANAVTLMIYAALGGLFVLLVLQLQIVVGFSPLQAGAALLPVTVLMLVFSAGAGRLGQRLGPRIPITAGTLIAAGGLVLISRIGADASFAVGVLVPVIVFGCGLTLVVAPLTSTVLDSASDRHAGVASGVNNAIARAAGLLAVAVIPVAAGITGEDYTDPAAFGAGFRTAMLISAAMMVLAAVLAAAFLRRPGAEPDEAEPGNRIRPDSYAQCAITGPQIHPGPPVAALPPEPGTGRGGGPTD; this is encoded by the coding sequence ATGGGAACGCCCCGCGGGCGCTGGGTGCTGTTCACCACCGTGCTCGGCTCCGGTCTGGCGATGCTCGACGCCACCGTCGTCAACGTCGCGCTGGGGCGGATCGGTGCCGAGTTCGACGCGGGCTTCTCCGGTCTGCAGTGGACGGTCAACGCGTACACGCTGACGCTGGCGTCGCTGATCCTGCTCGGCGGATCGCTGGGCGACCGGTTCGGGCGGCGACGGGTCTTCGTGGTCGGGGTCGTCTGGTTCGCCGTGGCGTCACTGCTCTGCGGGGTGGCGCAGAACATCGAGATGCTCGTCGCGGCCCGTGCGCTGCAGGGCGTCGGCGGGGCGCTGCTGACGCCGGGGAGCCTCGCGATCATCTCGGCGTCGTTCCGGGGCAGCGACCGGGCGGCGGCGGTCGGTGCGTGGTCCGGGCTCGGCGGGATCGCGGGTGCCGTGGGCCCGTTCCTCGGTGGCTGGCTCGTCGAGTGGAGCTGGCGCGCGGTGTTCCTGGTGAACCTGCCGGTCGCCGTGCTCATCGTGGTGGTGGCCGCGCGGCACGTCCCGGAGTCGCGCGATCCCGACGCCGCCCCGCGGCTCGATCTCGCCGGTACGGCGCTGGCGGTGCTGGGGCTGGCCGGGCTGACCTATTCGCTGACCGCGGCCGGTGAGCAGGGGGTGGACACCCTGGTGCTGTCCGTCGGCGTGGCCGGGGTACTGGCGCTGGCCGGTTTCGTGCTGGTCGAGCGCCGCTCGACCCATCCGCTGGTGCCGATGACCTTGTTCCGGAACAGGCAGTTCAGCGCCGCGAACGCGGTGACGTTGATGATCTACGCCGCGCTCGGCGGGCTGTTCGTGCTCCTGGTGCTGCAGCTGCAGATCGTCGTCGGCTTCTCGCCGTTGCAGGCCGGCGCGGCGCTGCTGCCCGTGACCGTGCTCATGCTCGTCTTCTCCGCCGGTGCCGGACGCCTCGGTCAGCGGCTCGGGCCGCGGATCCCGATCACGGCGGGCACCCTGATCGCCGCCGGCGGCCTGGTGCTCATCTCCCGGATCGGAGCGGACGCGTCGTTCGCGGTGGGCGTGCTGGTGCCGGTGATCGTGTTCGGCTGCGGGCTCACGCTCGTGGTGGCGCCGCTGACCTCGACGGTGCTGGACTCGGCGTCGGACCGGCACGCCGGCGTCGCCTCGGGGGTCAACAACGCGATCGCGCGCGCGGCCGGCCTGCTGGCCGTCGCGGTGATCCCGGTGGCGGCCGGGATCACCGGCGAGGACTACACCGATCCGGCCGCGTTCGGCGCCGGCTTCCGGACGGCGATGCTGATCAGTGCCGCCATGATGGTCCTCGCCGCCGTGCTGGCGGCGGCGTTCCTCCGGCGCCCCGGCGCCGAGCCGGACGAGGCGGAGCCGGGAAACCGCATACGGCCCGATTCCTACGCGCAGTGCGCGATCACCGGTCCGCAGATCCACCCCGGTCCCCCGGTCGCGGCTCTGCCTCCCGAGCCGGGAACCGGCCGCGGCGGCGGACCGACCGATTGA
- a CDS encoding class I SAM-dependent methyltransferase — translation MTGSARSDHDSPHGTPHDDPHGHDVGEILDLDADLLGEQIAAIVASLPVRTAPVRIVDLGAGTGAGTFALLERFPDARVVAVDASAEHLRRLQHKAEQAGVSDRVKTVRADLNGAWPDLAPADLVWASASLHHLSDPSAALERVRALLTPDGLLAVLELAGPPRFLPADVPVERPGLEDRCHDAADRRVNAHVPHRGADWGPVIAAAGYTIESDRTLTVDNPRPPAGVVGRYALLVLGGMRRALADDLPAADLAALDRLLDDGDPAAVTRRDDLVVRTTRSVLLARP, via the coding sequence ATGACCGGTAGCGCACGTTCCGACCACGACTCCCCGCACGGCACCCCCCACGACGACCCGCACGGCCACGACGTCGGCGAGATACTCGATCTCGACGCCGACCTGCTGGGCGAGCAGATCGCCGCGATCGTCGCATCGCTGCCGGTGCGCACGGCCCCCGTGCGGATCGTCGACCTGGGCGCCGGCACCGGCGCGGGCACCTTCGCCCTGCTGGAGCGGTTCCCCGACGCCCGGGTGGTCGCCGTCGACGCCTCCGCCGAACACCTGCGGCGACTGCAGCACAAGGCCGAGCAGGCGGGGGTGAGCGATCGCGTCAAGACGGTCCGGGCCGATCTGAACGGCGCATGGCCCGATCTCGCACCCGCCGACCTGGTGTGGGCCTCGGCCTCGCTGCACCACCTGAGCGACCCGTCGGCGGCCCTGGAGCGGGTTCGCGCACTGCTGACCCCCGACGGCCTGCTCGCCGTCCTGGAACTCGCCGGGCCGCCTCGGTTCCTGCCGGCGGATGTGCCGGTCGAGCGCCCCGGCCTGGAGGATCGCTGCCACGACGCCGCCGATCGGCGCGTGAACGCGCACGTGCCGCACCGCGGAGCGGACTGGGGCCCCGTCATCGCCGCGGCGGGCTACACGATCGAGAGCGACCGCACCCTGACCGTCGACAACCCCCGGCCACCGGCCGGCGTCGTCGGCCGCTACGCGCTGCTCGTCCTGGGTGGCATGCGACGGGCGCTGGCCGACGATCTGCCGGCCGCCGACCTCGCCGCACTCGACAGGCTCCTCGACGACGGCGACCCCGCCGCAGTCACCCGGCGCGACGATCTCGTCGTCCGCACCACCCGCTCCGTGCTGCTCGCCCGCCCGTGA
- a CDS encoding helix-turn-helix domain-containing protein: MTQETGELDGLVRNRLRALRVAHGWSLDELASRANMSPSSLSRIETGRRRLALDQLVTLARALDTSLDQLVEAADENVVSSPMIEGSHSQRRWSIAAKPDLTVVRRRITDPPPENTARLRAHSGHEWFVVLSGTAILALGERRLRVETNQAAEFPTMLPHAIGSAGGPVDVLIVFDRDARRGHRQDLDEQPAAPTH, from the coding sequence ATGACGCAAGAAACTGGCGAGCTGGACGGCCTGGTGCGCAACCGGCTCCGCGCACTGCGCGTCGCCCACGGGTGGTCACTGGACGAGCTGGCCTCGCGCGCGAACATGAGCCCGTCCTCGCTGAGCCGGATCGAGACCGGCCGCCGCCGCCTCGCCCTGGACCAGCTCGTCACACTCGCCAGAGCTCTGGACACCTCGCTGGACCAGCTCGTCGAGGCCGCCGACGAGAACGTCGTGAGCAGCCCGATGATCGAGGGCAGCCACAGTCAGCGCCGCTGGTCGATCGCAGCCAAGCCGGACCTGACGGTCGTGCGCCGCCGGATCACCGACCCGCCCCCGGAGAACACCGCCCGGCTCCGGGCCCACTCCGGCCACGAGTGGTTCGTCGTCCTGTCCGGCACGGCGATCCTCGCGCTCGGGGAGCGACGCCTGCGGGTCGAGACCAACCAGGCGGCGGAGTTCCCCACGATGCTGCCGCACGCGATCGGCAGCGCGGGCGGCCCGGTCGACGTTCTGATCGTCTTCGACCGCGACGCCCGCCGCGGACACCGCCAGGACCTCGACGAGCAACCCGCGGCCCCGACGCACTGA
- a CDS encoding helix-turn-helix transcriptional regulator — protein MELLGRGAETAVLDRLLERAADGAGSGLLLWGEPGIGKTALLEHAVGAAPCATVLRCRGTRMEAGLAFAALHELLWPVTDRLGTLPAPQAAALHGALGLSGETANRFLIGAAVLSLVSDLAAERPVLVVVDDVQWIDEASAHALGFLARRVANDPVLVLLSGHEDPASGPWDGLAALRIGGLADDDARSLVAAAVPGADDALIDDTVRTAGGNPLALHELPTLDRAAADDTSPRPPGAGVPIGPRLRRAFRDRVAAMPEPARALLLLAAAEDRGDRLVVDRAGTGRGVDASAWEDALRSGLIRTSGSRVEFRHPLIPAAIYEGATFPDRQAAHRALAAAQPTDAIEERAWHMAAAADAPDEEIAALLELAAGKSLRCGAGPAGVRALRRAAELSQVPAEAARRLAAAARAAWDAGQAEAARQLLDDAERLESGTDVARASSGLRGILEFTTGIPERAHQYLTRDMSVAPRTRDVVQLGSVAVRAAWSAGRTDLQQETLQRLLAVEADDDPALTEQLPALRALWSCYDQTGEFSPITPDRAHETTGRLVSAAWELLPPAPLVQIWGVEGPLRDALRVQAAALRERHELAALAVVLSQGAVLDLAAGQWGAAESAAIDGLHLADEVGADHVATQCRGSLALLAAARGDERTVEEYATRVLEISVPQGVRAFTSSVHWIRGRVALFAGRPDEALEHLMPVAQPGHDAAHPTFVLLAAADTAEAAVHVGRLDLAESRLTTVQAWARHSGAPWAQAIVHRLSALIRGGQSAEASYRTALDLAEAAGNPFEQARTRMLYGEWLRRARRRSDARRQLAAAAAVFDRLGADPLRRRALREQDLADGPTLRRGPGSSAGLTAQELRVARLASDHLTNREIAAQLLISPRTVGHHLANVYPKLGITSRTELSRVDLAGDLRLRVDARGR, from the coding sequence ATGGAGCTGCTGGGCCGGGGCGCCGAGACCGCGGTGCTGGACCGGCTGCTGGAGCGGGCGGCGGACGGCGCGGGCTCCGGGCTGCTGCTGTGGGGCGAGCCGGGGATCGGCAAGACCGCGCTGCTCGAGCATGCGGTGGGCGCGGCGCCCTGCGCCACGGTGCTGCGCTGCCGCGGCACGCGGATGGAGGCCGGACTGGCGTTCGCCGCCCTGCACGAGCTGCTGTGGCCCGTCACGGACCGGCTGGGCACGCTCCCCGCACCGCAGGCCGCGGCCCTGCACGGGGCGCTGGGATTGAGCGGCGAGACGGCCAACCGCTTCCTGATCGGCGCGGCGGTGCTGTCGCTGGTCTCCGACCTGGCCGCGGAACGACCGGTGCTCGTCGTGGTGGACGACGTCCAGTGGATCGACGAGGCGTCCGCGCACGCGCTCGGGTTCCTGGCCCGCAGGGTCGCGAACGACCCGGTGCTGGTCCTGCTCTCCGGGCACGAGGATCCCGCGTCGGGGCCGTGGGACGGTCTGGCCGCCCTCCGTATCGGCGGCCTCGCCGACGACGACGCCCGCTCCCTCGTCGCCGCCGCGGTGCCCGGCGCCGACGACGCGCTGATCGACGACACCGTCCGGACGGCCGGGGGTAATCCGCTGGCCCTGCACGAGCTGCCCACCCTCGACCGGGCGGCCGCCGACGACACGTCGCCGCGCCCCCCGGGCGCCGGGGTGCCGATCGGTCCCCGGTTGCGACGGGCGTTCCGCGACCGGGTCGCGGCCATGCCGGAGCCGGCCAGGGCACTGCTGCTGCTGGCCGCGGCCGAGGACCGCGGTGACCGGCTCGTCGTGGACCGGGCGGGGACCGGCCGGGGTGTCGACGCGTCCGCCTGGGAGGACGCCCTGCGCTCGGGCCTGATCCGTACCTCGGGGTCGCGGGTGGAGTTCCGGCATCCGCTCATCCCGGCAGCGATCTACGAGGGCGCCACGTTCCCGGACCGGCAGGCGGCGCACCGGGCCCTCGCCGCGGCGCAGCCCACCGACGCGATCGAGGAACGCGCCTGGCACATGGCCGCCGCGGCCGACGCACCGGACGAGGAGATCGCTGCGCTGCTCGAGCTCGCCGCCGGCAAGTCGCTGCGGTGCGGGGCGGGCCCCGCCGGCGTGCGCGCCCTGCGCCGCGCGGCCGAGCTGTCACAGGTTCCGGCCGAGGCCGCACGCCGGTTGGCCGCCGCGGCCCGCGCGGCGTGGGACGCCGGGCAGGCGGAGGCGGCCCGGCAGCTGCTCGACGACGCCGAACGCCTGGAGAGCGGGACCGACGTCGCCCGGGCCAGCAGCGGTCTGCGCGGGATCCTCGAGTTCACCACCGGCATCCCGGAGCGCGCCCACCAGTACCTGACCCGCGACATGTCCGTCGCCCCCCGCACCCGCGACGTGGTGCAGCTGGGCTCGGTGGCGGTCCGCGCCGCATGGTCGGCGGGCCGGACCGACCTCCAGCAGGAGACCCTGCAACGGCTGCTGGCGGTGGAAGCCGACGACGACCCCGCGCTGACCGAGCAGCTACCGGCGTTGCGGGCCCTCTGGTCCTGCTACGACCAGACCGGCGAGTTCTCCCCGATCACTCCGGACCGGGCCCACGAGACGACCGGCCGGCTCGTGTCGGCCGCGTGGGAGCTGCTCCCACCGGCCCCGCTGGTGCAGATCTGGGGCGTCGAGGGACCGCTGCGCGACGCGCTGCGCGTGCAGGCCGCCGCGCTCCGGGAGCGCCACGAGCTCGCCGCGCTGGCGGTGGTGCTCTCCCAGGGCGCGGTCCTCGACCTCGCAGCCGGCCAATGGGGTGCCGCCGAGTCCGCGGCGATCGACGGCCTGCACCTCGCCGACGAGGTCGGCGCCGACCACGTGGCCACCCAATGCCGTGGCTCCCTGGCACTCCTCGCCGCCGCCCGGGGCGACGAGCGCACGGTCGAGGAGTACGCGACACGCGTACTGGAGATCTCCGTCCCGCAGGGGGTGCGAGCCTTCACCAGCTCCGTCCACTGGATCCGCGGCCGGGTGGCATTGTTCGCCGGGCGTCCCGACGAGGCACTGGAGCACCTGATGCCCGTGGCCCAGCCCGGCCACGACGCCGCCCATCCCACGTTCGTGCTGCTCGCCGCCGCGGACACCGCCGAGGCCGCGGTGCACGTCGGGCGCCTCGACCTCGCCGAGTCCCGGCTCACGACGGTGCAGGCGTGGGCGCGGCACTCAGGGGCGCCCTGGGCGCAGGCGATCGTGCACCGCCTGAGCGCTCTCATCCGGGGAGGGCAATCGGCCGAGGCGTCGTACCGGACGGCGCTCGACCTGGCGGAGGCGGCCGGCAATCCGTTCGAGCAGGCCCGCACCCGGATGCTGTACGGCGAGTGGCTACGGCGCGCCCGGCGCCGGTCCGACGCCCGGCGCCAGCTCGCGGCCGCCGCGGCGGTGTTCGATCGTCTCGGTGCCGATCCGCTGCGTCGGCGGGCGCTGCGCGAGCAGGACCTGGCCGACGGCCCGACCCTCCGCCGCGGGCCCGGATCGTCGGCCGGGCTGACCGCCCAGGAACTGCGGGTCGCGCGGCTCGCCTCCGACCACCTGACGAACCGGGAGATCGCCGCGCAGCTCCTGATCAGCCCGCGCACGGTCGGTCACCACCTGGCCAACGTCTACCCCAAGCTCGGTATCACCTCCCGCACCGAGCTCTCCCGGGTCGATCTCGCCGGTGACCTGAGACTCCGCGTGGACGCCCGCGGCCGCTGA